From Xenopus tropicalis strain Nigerian chromosome 3, UCB_Xtro_10.0, whole genome shotgun sequence, the proteins below share one genomic window:
- the terb2 gene encoding telomere repeats-binding bouquet formation protein 2 isoform X2, protein MQISVLSHLNMYAGRKAWFSNSVQQDICSLWEAEGGVITNHYHAEYLFSSDASHPDTQRIYKSKDYVESKATVFHTSFLQSNAQSKNMASLGHFILPPFCLQEEIRRKIGNFFWEQENGPSVQQDICNNEEPTCINTENQQRNAQTDNGKQIHYSDTTEDTTEEVTFYTLQNYPVNNMLTGLRI, encoded by the exons ATGCAGATCAGTGTTCTTTCCCACCTAAACATGTATGCAGGACGCAAGGCATGGTTCTCCAACAGTGTGCAACAGGATATATGCAGTCTCTGGG AGGCTGAAGGAGGAGTCATCACAAATCATTATCACGCTGAATATCTTTTTAGCAGTGATGCATCTCACCCTGACACGCAGAG GATCTACAAAAGCAAGGACTATGTAGAAAGCAAGGCTACGGTTTTCCACACCAGTTTTCTTCAATCAAACGCCCAGTCTAAAAATATGGCATCTCTGGGTCATTTTATTCTTCCACCATTTTGTCTGCAGGAAG AAATTAGAAGGAAAATTGGCAACTTTTTCTGGGAGCAGGAAAATGGTCCTTCTGTACAACAG GATATATGCAACAATGAAGAACCGACTTGTATCAATACAGAAAACCAGCAGAGAAATGCGCAAACAGATAATGG GAAACAGATACACTACAGTGACACTACAGAAGACACTACAGAAGAAGTCACATTTTATACTCTGCAGAATTACCCTGTAAATAATATGCTCACAG GTCTGCGAATTTAG
- the terb2 gene encoding telomere repeats-binding bouquet formation protein 2 isoform X1, whose amino-acid sequence MQISVLSHLNMYAGRKAWFSNSVQQDICSLWEAEGGVITNHYHAEYLFSSDASHPDTQRIYKSKDYVESKATVFHTSFLQSNAQSKNMASLGHFILPPFCLQEEIRRKIGNFFWEQENGPSVQQDICNNEEPTCINTENQQRNAQTDNGKQIHYSDTTEDTTEEVTFYTLQNYPVNNMLTDYISIEEMKKFSWDLHDFTPNTADYSAFCVQDEHKKNILSKK is encoded by the exons ATGCAGATCAGTGTTCTTTCCCACCTAAACATGTATGCAGGACGCAAGGCATGGTTCTCCAACAGTGTGCAACAGGATATATGCAGTCTCTGGG AGGCTGAAGGAGGAGTCATCACAAATCATTATCACGCTGAATATCTTTTTAGCAGTGATGCATCTCACCCTGACACGCAGAG GATCTACAAAAGCAAGGACTATGTAGAAAGCAAGGCTACGGTTTTCCACACCAGTTTTCTTCAATCAAACGCCCAGTCTAAAAATATGGCATCTCTGGGTCATTTTATTCTTCCACCATTTTGTCTGCAGGAAG AAATTAGAAGGAAAATTGGCAACTTTTTCTGGGAGCAGGAAAATGGTCCTTCTGTACAACAG GATATATGCAACAATGAAGAACCGACTTGTATCAATACAGAAAACCAGCAGAGAAATGCGCAAACAGATAATGG GAAACAGATACACTACAGTGACACTACAGAAGACACTACAGAAGAAGTCACATTTTATACTCTGCAGAATTACCCTGTAAATAATATGCTCACAG ATTATATTTCCATTGAGGAAATGAAGAAATTCTCATGGGATCTGCATGATTTTACACCCAACACTGCagattattcagctttttgtgttCAAgatgaacataaaaaaaatatcctGAGTAAAAAATAA
- the terb2 gene encoding telomere repeats-binding bouquet formation protein 2 isoform X3, with product MVLQQCATGYMQSLGIYKSKDYVESKATVFHTSFLQSNAQSKNMASLGHFILPPFCLQEEIRRKIGNFFWEQENGPSVQQDICNNEEPTCINTENQQRNAQTDNGKQIHYSDTTEDTTEEVTFYTLQNYPVNNMLTDYISIEEMKKFSWDLHDFTPNTADYSAFCVQDEHKKNILSKK from the exons ATGGTTCTCCAACAGTGTGCAACAGGATATATGCAGTCTCTGGG GATCTACAAAAGCAAGGACTATGTAGAAAGCAAGGCTACGGTTTTCCACACCAGTTTTCTTCAATCAAACGCCCAGTCTAAAAATATGGCATCTCTGGGTCATTTTATTCTTCCACCATTTTGTCTGCAGGAAG AAATTAGAAGGAAAATTGGCAACTTTTTCTGGGAGCAGGAAAATGGTCCTTCTGTACAACAG GATATATGCAACAATGAAGAACCGACTTGTATCAATACAGAAAACCAGCAGAGAAATGCGCAAACAGATAATGG GAAACAGATACACTACAGTGACACTACAGAAGACACTACAGAAGAAGTCACATTTTATACTCTGCAGAATTACCCTGTAAATAATATGCTCACAG ATTATATTTCCATTGAGGAAATGAAGAAATTCTCATGGGATCTGCATGATTTTACACCCAACACTGCagattattcagctttttgtgttCAAgatgaacataaaaaaaatatcctGAGTAAAAAATAA